The Paenibacillus sp. FSL R7-0204 genome includes a region encoding these proteins:
- a CDS encoding dipicolinate synthase subunit B yields MDWHGKTVGYAITGSHCTFAEVMPQIQRFMDSGANVVPIVSASVLNTDTRFGTSENWLKQLKDITGNDIISTIVEAEPLGPSKLLDVLTIAPCTGNTTSKLANAMTDSPVLMAAKSQMRNGRPLVLAISTNDGLGLNAANIAKLLVAKHIYFVPFGQDNPEGKPNSLVAQMDLIPEACYAALQGNQLQPMLVQRFHSA; encoded by the coding sequence ATGGATTGGCACGGAAAAACAGTAGGTTATGCCATTACCGGCTCACACTGCACCTTCGCTGAGGTGATGCCGCAGATTCAGCGGTTCATGGATTCAGGTGCGAATGTAGTGCCGATTGTGTCTGCTTCGGTACTGAATACAGACACCCGCTTTGGAACCTCGGAAAATTGGTTGAAACAGTTGAAAGATATAACAGGGAATGATATCATTTCTACAATTGTTGAAGCGGAGCCGCTGGGTCCTTCCAAGCTGCTGGATGTGCTGACGATTGCTCCCTGCACAGGGAATACGACAAGCAAGCTGGCGAATGCGATGACGGACAGTCCGGTGCTGATGGCAGCCAAATCACAGATGCGCAACGGGCGTCCGCTGGTGCTGGCGATCTCGACGAATGACGGACTTGGACTTAACGCGGCGAATATTGCGAAGCTCCTGGTAGCCAAACATATTTATTTCGTCCCGTTCGGACAGGATAATCCGGAGGGGAAGCCGAATTCGCTGGTGGCGCAGATGGATCTCATTCCTGAAGCCTGCTACGCCGCCCTGCAGGGCAACCAGTTGCAGCCTATGCTGGTGCAACGATTTCATTCTGCATAG
- the rpsO gene encoding 30S ribosomal protein S15, with translation MALTQERKHQLIDEHKTHESDTGSPEVQVAILTENIVNLTDHLRTHKKDHHSRRGLLKMVGQRRKLLAYLKNKDIRRYSALIEKLGLRR, from the coding sequence ATGGCATTGACTCAAGAACGTAAACACCAATTGATCGACGAGCACAAAACTCACGAATCCGATACTGGATCCCCTGAGGTGCAAGTTGCTATCCTTACGGAGAACATCGTTAATTTGACTGACCACTTGCGTACGCACAAGAAGGATCATCATTCCCGCCGCGGACTGCTGAAGATGGTTGGACAACGTCGTAAACTGCTGGCGTATTTGAAGAACAAAGACATCAGACGTTACAGCGCCCTGATTGAAAAACTGGGATTGCGTCGTTAA
- a CDS encoding polysaccharide deacetylase family protein: MKTDKAALVLACIAVVIGIGSTNGPVKEMIAGLKPQADAAVMSHALNQTEDDLLAQITRRAEALNAQPVNAVVDRVWKAIPGYNGLEVDVEATYRSALLRGPDAGLKLLYRQIKPKVSLDDLGAQPIYRGNPAKPMVSLMINVAWGNEYIRPMLDILDAEKVKVTFFLDGSWLSRNKELAAEMLKRGHEIENHAYTHPKMSILSRTRATAEIEKTQKLLKESLGVTNKWFAPPSGDFNQQTVEIAASLGLKTVLWTLDTVDWRNPSPESVVAKISSRVEPGTLILMHPTASSSQALRGMIRGIRAKGLQLGTVSQTLSPERIVTAEVE; the protein is encoded by the coding sequence ATGAAGACGGACAAGGCGGCGCTCGTGCTGGCTTGCATCGCAGTAGTAATTGGAATTGGCAGCACGAACGGACCTGTGAAAGAGATGATTGCCGGGCTTAAGCCTCAGGCGGATGCTGCCGTGATGAGCCATGCACTGAATCAGACAGAGGATGATCTGCTAGCACAGATTACCCGCCGGGCCGAGGCGCTGAATGCGCAGCCGGTGAATGCTGTTGTTGACCGGGTATGGAAAGCCATACCGGGGTATAACGGGCTGGAGGTCGATGTGGAGGCAACCTACCGGAGCGCGCTTTTACGGGGACCTGATGCAGGCCTTAAGCTGTTGTACCGCCAGATTAAGCCTAAGGTATCACTGGATGATCTGGGAGCGCAGCCGATCTACCGGGGGAATCCGGCGAAGCCGATGGTCTCGCTGATGATTAATGTGGCTTGGGGGAATGAGTATATCCGTCCGATGCTGGACATTCTGGATGCGGAGAAGGTGAAGGTCACCTTTTTTCTGGACGGAAGCTGGTTAAGCCGCAACAAGGAGCTTGCAGCTGAGATGCTGAAGCGCGGGCATGAGATAGAGAACCATGCGTATACGCATCCTAAGATGAGTATTCTAAGCCGGACGCGTGCCACTGCCGAGATTGAGAAGACGCAGAAGCTGCTGAAGGAAAGCCTGGGTGTGACGAATAAGTGGTTTGCTCCGCCGTCAGGAGACTTTAATCAGCAGACGGTGGAGATCGCCGCCTCACTGGGACTGAAGACGGTGCTCTGGACGCTGGATACGGTCGATTGGCGCAATCCGTCTCCGGAATCAGTTGTTGCCAAGATCAGCAGCCGCGTAGAGCCTGGAACGCTGATCCTGATGCATCCGACGGCATCCTCCTCGCAAGCGCTGAGAGGGATGATCCGGGGGATCAGAGCCAAGGGCCTGCAGCTGGGAACCGTCAGTCAGACGCTCTCCCCTGAGCGTATCGTGACTGCGGAAGTTGAGTGA
- the truB gene encoding tRNA pseudouridine(55) synthase TruB yields MSELTGVLAVYKPAGFTSHDVVAKARRILGMKRIGHTGTLDPQVTGVLPLCLGRATRVVEYIQELPKEYVATLRLGMASDTEDLTGTITESVEEVHVTEAEVLAVLNSFQGVISQVPPMYSAVKVDGKRLYELAREGKTVERKSREVEIYEIEMQQMVWNGNYPEITFRALCSKGTYIRTLCVDIGRKLGLPGVMVKLERTMSAGIAASHCLTLEQIAQHKEGGTLDEHLIAADEAISHLPRHTVAAEKKKAALQGQRLSTRFVMPEVKQAGDFRLYDQQGEFLGIYALEANGAIAPVKVFAQV; encoded by the coding sequence ATGAGTGAGCTTACAGGAGTTCTGGCTGTATATAAGCCTGCAGGGTTCACTTCACATGATGTTGTGGCCAAGGCGCGGCGCATTCTGGGCATGAAGCGGATTGGACATACCGGGACCCTTGATCCTCAGGTAACCGGAGTATTGCCGCTCTGTCTGGGCCGGGCTACCAGAGTAGTGGAGTATATCCAGGAGCTGCCCAAGGAATATGTTGCCACACTGAGGCTGGGAATGGCCAGCGATACAGAGGACCTGACCGGGACGATTACGGAATCCGTGGAGGAGGTTCATGTCACAGAAGCCGAAGTGTTGGCTGTGCTGAACTCCTTCCAGGGTGTAATCTCACAGGTGCCGCCTATGTATTCCGCAGTGAAGGTGGACGGGAAGCGTCTGTACGAGCTGGCCCGGGAAGGCAAGACCGTAGAGCGCAAGAGCCGTGAAGTGGAGATTTATGAGATTGAGATGCAGCAAATGGTTTGGAACGGCAACTATCCGGAGATCACTTTCCGGGCGTTATGCTCCAAGGGGACTTATATCCGTACCCTCTGTGTAGATATCGGACGTAAGCTTGGTCTTCCCGGTGTGATGGTGAAGCTGGAGCGGACGATGTCGGCCGGGATCGCTGCCAGTCATTGCCTGACTCTGGAGCAAATTGCGCAGCACAAGGAAGGCGGCACACTGGATGAGCATCTGATTGCTGCTGACGAGGCGATTTCACATTTGCCCAGACATACCGTTGCCGCTGAGAAGAAAAAAGCCGCCCTGCAGGGGCAACGTCTGTCGACCCGGTTTGTAATGCCGGAAGTGAAGCAGGCCGGAGATTTCCGTCTCTATGATCAGCAAGGGGAGTTCCTCGGTATTTATGCTCTGGAGGCTAACGGAGCTATTGCACCTGTCAAGGTGTTTGCCCAGGTCTAA
- the pnp gene encoding polyribonucleotide nucleotidyltransferase — MEQRVEMQLGGRRLVLETGRLAKQANAAVMVRYGDTSVLCTVTASSEPKDLDFFPLTVNYEERLYAVGKIPGGFIKREGRPSEKAILSSRLTDRPIRPLFPEGFRNDVQVLNLVMSVDQDCAPDIAAMIGTSAALSISDVPFNGPIGGVAVGRINGEFIINPDQAQQAISDIYVVVAGTKDAIMMVEAEANEVTEEVMLEAIMFGHDEVRKIVAVIEQLVAVAGKEKMAVKLHAVNADVNTEVRAFAESRLVEAVRIAEKHARQDAIDLVNNEAVAYFAEKYIETPELLKDVKEALHDIVKDEVRRLITHDKVRPDGRKLDEIRPIECDTALLPRTHGSGLFTRGQTQILSVCTLGALGDVQILDGIDPAETKRFMHHYNFPPFSVGEARPLRAPGRREIGHGALGERALSKVIPSETEFPYTIRLVSEAIESNGSTSQASICASILAMMDAGVPIKAPVAGVAMGLIKDGEHVSILTDIQGMEDHLGDMDFKVAGTAEGVTAIQMDIKIDGIDRKILHEALEQAREGRMFILGKMNEAIAAPRPSLSKYAPKIIIININPDKIRDVIGAGGKIINKIIEETGVKIDIEQDGRVFIGSSDEAMIQKARGIIEGIVKEVVVGEIYVGTVRRIEKFGAFVELIPGKDGLVHISQLSTDRVAKVEDVVAIGDTITVKVTEIDQQGRVNLSRKAVLTSESGAKA; from the coding sequence ATGGAACAACGTGTGGAAATGCAGCTGGGCGGAAGACGCCTTGTGCTGGAAACAGGCCGTCTGGCCAAACAAGCGAACGCAGCCGTGATGGTGCGTTACGGGGATACTTCAGTATTGTGTACGGTTACAGCATCCAGTGAGCCAAAAGATCTGGATTTTTTCCCGCTTACAGTGAACTATGAGGAAAGATTATATGCAGTAGGCAAAATCCCGGGCGGATTCATCAAACGTGAAGGACGTCCAAGCGAGAAAGCTATTCTGTCCAGCCGTCTGACAGACCGTCCAATTCGTCCATTGTTCCCGGAAGGGTTCCGCAATGACGTTCAAGTTTTGAACCTGGTGATGAGTGTGGATCAGGACTGTGCGCCTGATATTGCGGCCATGATCGGTACTTCCGCTGCACTGAGTATTTCCGATGTACCATTCAACGGACCGATCGGCGGCGTGGCTGTAGGCCGGATTAACGGAGAATTCATCATCAACCCTGATCAAGCTCAGCAGGCAATCAGCGATATCTATGTGGTTGTGGCCGGTACGAAGGACGCCATCATGATGGTAGAAGCAGAAGCCAATGAAGTGACTGAAGAAGTGATGCTTGAAGCGATCATGTTCGGACATGACGAGGTCCGCAAGATTGTGGCTGTAATTGAACAGCTCGTAGCTGTTGCCGGTAAAGAGAAGATGGCTGTGAAGCTGCATGCGGTTAATGCGGATGTCAATACTGAGGTCCGTGCTTTTGCAGAGAGCCGTCTGGTGGAAGCCGTAAGAATTGCCGAGAAGCATGCCCGTCAGGATGCTATCGATCTGGTGAACAACGAAGCGGTGGCGTATTTCGCAGAGAAATACATAGAAACCCCAGAGCTTCTTAAGGATGTTAAGGAAGCCCTGCATGATATCGTGAAGGATGAAGTAAGACGTCTGATCACGCATGACAAGGTTCGTCCGGATGGACGTAAGCTGGACGAGATCCGTCCGATCGAATGTGATACAGCATTGCTGCCGCGTACGCACGGTTCCGGTCTGTTCACACGCGGCCAGACACAGATCCTCAGCGTATGTACACTGGGCGCACTGGGCGATGTGCAGATTCTGGATGGTATTGATCCGGCTGAAACCAAGCGCTTCATGCACCACTACAACTTCCCTCCGTTCAGCGTAGGGGAAGCCCGTCCGCTAAGAGCACCGGGACGCCGCGAGATCGGCCACGGGGCACTCGGTGAACGCGCATTATCCAAGGTGATCCCAAGTGAGACTGAATTCCCGTACACCATCCGTCTGGTATCCGAAGCGATTGAATCCAATGGCTCCACCTCCCAGGCAAGTATCTGTGCCAGTATTCTGGCGATGATGGATGCAGGGGTACCTATCAAGGCGCCTGTAGCTGGTGTAGCGATGGGTCTGATCAAGGACGGGGAGCATGTATCCATCCTGACAGATATTCAAGGCATGGAAGATCACCTCGGCGATATGGACTTCAAGGTAGCGGGTACAGCAGAAGGCGTTACGGCGATTCAGATGGATATCAAAATCGACGGCATCGACCGCAAGATTCTGCATGAGGCGCTTGAGCAGGCAAGAGAAGGCCGTATGTTCATTCTGGGTAAAATGAATGAAGCGATCGCTGCTCCAAGACCGAGCCTGTCTAAATATGCTCCGAAGATCATTATCATCAATATCAACCCGGACAAGATCCGTGATGTAATCGGTGCCGGCGGTAAAATCATCAACAAGATAATTGAAGAAACCGGAGTGAAGATCGACATCGAACAGGATGGCCGCGTATTTATCGGTTCTTCTGATGAAGCTATGATCCAGAAGGCCCGTGGCATCATTGAGGGGATTGTGAAGGAAGTAGTGGTTGGTGAGATTTATGTGGGTACGGTCAGACGCATTGAGAAATTCGGCGCATTCGTTGAATTGATCCCTGGCAAAGACGGCCTTGTGCATATTTCCCAGCTGTCCACAGATCGTGTGGCGAAGGTGGAAGATGTTGTGGCGATTGGCGACACGATTACCGTGAAGGTAACAGAGATCGACCAGCAGGGCCGCGTCAACCTGTCGCGCAAAGCGGTTCTGACTTCAGAGAGCGGAGCGAAGGCGTAA
- the dut gene encoding dUTP diphosphatase has protein sequence MILPHYVQINKLPGNEDVLLPCKMSEQASGYDLYAAVGEPVVLSPGERTLIPTGISLAMPGGLEAQIRPRSGLALKHGITCLNTPGTIDADYRGEIKVLLINLGQEPFAIARNERIAQMVFQAVPEVTLVEVDELSDTVRGAGGFGHTGK, from the coding sequence ATGATCTTGCCTCATTACGTACAAATTAACAAACTACCCGGGAATGAGGATGTTCTGCTGCCCTGCAAAATGTCCGAGCAGGCCTCGGGGTATGACCTGTATGCTGCTGTAGGAGAGCCTGTGGTGCTGTCTCCGGGCGAACGGACGCTGATTCCCACCGGCATATCTCTGGCTATGCCAGGCGGGCTGGAGGCGCAGATCCGTCCGCGTAGCGGGCTGGCCTTGAAGCATGGCATCACTTGCCTGAATACACCGGGCACCATCGATGCGGATTACCGGGGTGAAATTAAGGTGCTGCTGATTAATCTGGGTCAGGAGCCGTTTGCAATTGCCCGCAACGAGCGGATCGCCCAAATGGTATTCCAGGCTGTGCCGGAAGTGACTCTGGTGGAAGTGGATGAGCTGTCTGACACGGTGCGCGGAGCCGGCGGCTTCGGGCATACCGGCAAATAA
- the dpsA gene encoding dipicolinate synthase subunit DpsA, translating into MLTGIRIVFLGGDARQIEVIRKCVELDAAVSVAGFDTWDAPSPGVSLELLSPELLGEADVLVLPAVGCDDEGYINALYSSERLQLREEHIAALPSRALVYTGMAKSYLRGLCAGHSLKLVELLNRDDVAIYNSIPTAEGALVMAVQNTDFTIHGSTSMVLGMGRTGFTMARTLQGMGATVKVGVRKQEHFARAAEMGWKPFMTEDLLLHAPEADLIFNTIPAMIINAQVLSRLQRHCVIIDLASAPGGCDFRYAEKRGIKAMLAPGLPGIVAPKSAGIIMAGALVQSISDETLIRGDE; encoded by the coding sequence ATGCTTACTGGCATCAGGATCGTGTTCCTGGGCGGGGACGCGAGACAAATTGAAGTGATTCGGAAATGTGTGGAATTGGATGCGGCCGTAAGCGTTGCCGGATTCGATACATGGGATGCCCCAAGCCCGGGGGTAAGCCTGGAACTGTTGTCGCCCGAGCTGCTTGGTGAAGCGGATGTGCTGGTGCTGCCGGCGGTCGGCTGCGATGATGAGGGTTACATTAACGCGCTGTATTCTTCGGAACGTCTCCAACTGCGGGAGGAACATATCGCGGCTCTGCCGTCCCGGGCACTGGTGTACACCGGCATGGCTAAAAGCTATTTGCGCGGCCTGTGTGCCGGACATTCGCTGAAGCTGGTGGAGCTGCTGAACAGGGACGATGTGGCGATCTACAACTCTATTCCGACAGCGGAGGGAGCTTTGGTAATGGCCGTACAGAACACGGACTTTACCATACACGGCTCTACATCGATGGTGCTGGGGATGGGCCGGACCGGTTTCACCATGGCCAGAACGCTCCAGGGAATGGGAGCAACGGTCAAAGTTGGCGTCAGGAAGCAGGAGCATTTTGCAAGGGCGGCGGAAATGGGCTGGAAGCCTTTTATGACAGAGGATTTGCTGCTGCATGCACCAGAGGCGGATCTGATCTTCAACACCATACCCGCTATGATTATCAACGCTCAGGTTCTGTCCCGGCTTCAGCGGCACTGCGTGATCATTGATTTGGCGTCCGCACCGGGCGGATGCGACTTCCGTTATGCTGAAAAGCGCGGGATCAAGGCGATGCTGGCACCGGGCCTGCCCGGGATTGTTGCCCCCAAGAGCGCCGGAATCATTATGGCAGGTGCACTGGTACAGTCGATATCGGACGAGACTTTAATCAGGGGGGATGAATGA
- the rbfA gene encoding 30S ribosome-binding factor RbfA gives MSKIRAGRVGEQIKKELSQLIQSGLKDPRVGFVTVTGVDVTNDLSQAKVYLSVFGDEEQKSDSLRAIEKANGFLRSELGKAIRLRHTPELIFKIDESVAYGSHIEKLLGEIGKNE, from the coding sequence ATGTCTAAAATCAGAGCGGGACGGGTTGGCGAGCAGATTAAGAAAGAGCTGAGCCAGCTCATCCAGAGCGGACTGAAGGACCCGCGTGTCGGGTTCGTAACTGTAACTGGCGTAGATGTGACGAACGATCTGTCACAGGCCAAGGTATACCTGAGCGTATTCGGGGACGAGGAGCAGAAGTCAGACTCACTTAGAGCGATTGAGAAGGCCAATGGTTTTCTCCGCTCAGAGCTTGGCAAAGCGATCCGCCTGCGCCATACACCTGAGCTGATCTTCAAGATTGACGAATCCGTTGCTTACGGAAGTCACATTGAGAAGCTGCTCGGCGAAATCGGCAAAAACGAATAG
- a CDS encoding DHH family phosphoesterase — protein MQSYEQSLQQTRKFLLEHDDYLVVSHVQPDGDAVSSTLAVGWLLSCLGKKYLMLNEGQIPQRMEYLWHADQIVNLSEGSLPRQYSHVICVDCADFQRVGLTQQHFTSDALILNIDHHPTNNGYGAVNLIKPDAAATAEILFDLLKIFELKWDIDIATAIYTGLLTDTGGFRYSNTSPKVMAAVSELLALGVNGPDLAETLLEEMTLPQVKVLNRALSTLQLSPEGDIAWVYVTPKDMLDSGAANEDLEGIVNYPRNIRGVEVGILFKVIDDHAVKASLRSAGKVDVALLAQAFGGGGHTRAAGARINGTLEEAVAQVLEEVKRHL, from the coding sequence ATGCAGAGCTATGAACAAAGTCTCCAGCAGACGCGTAAGTTTCTGCTGGAACACGACGATTATCTTGTAGTGTCGCATGTTCAGCCGGACGGAGATGCAGTCAGCTCCACCCTCGCGGTGGGCTGGCTTCTCTCATGTCTGGGCAAAAAATATTTGATGCTGAATGAAGGCCAGATTCCGCAGCGAATGGAATACTTATGGCATGCCGATCAGATTGTCAATCTGTCTGAGGGTTCGTTGCCCCGCCAGTACAGCCATGTGATATGTGTTGACTGTGCGGACTTCCAGCGTGTAGGACTGACCCAGCAGCATTTCACCAGTGATGCACTGATCTTGAATATAGACCATCATCCAACGAACAACGGCTACGGCGCGGTGAATCTTATCAAGCCGGATGCGGCGGCGACAGCAGAAATTCTGTTCGATCTGCTGAAGATCTTTGAACTCAAGTGGGATATTGATATAGCTACAGCCATTTATACCGGGCTGTTAACGGATACGGGCGGTTTCCGTTACAGCAATACATCTCCTAAAGTAATGGCGGCGGTATCCGAACTGCTCGCACTGGGTGTGAATGGACCGGACCTGGCAGAGACTCTGCTGGAAGAGATGACGCTTCCCCAAGTGAAGGTGCTTAACCGTGCACTTAGCACATTACAGCTCAGCCCTGAAGGAGATATAGCCTGGGTGTATGTTACACCTAAGGATATGCTGGACTCTGGAGCGGCCAATGAGGATCTTGAAGGGATTGTCAACTATCCCCGGAATATCCGCGGGGTTGAGGTAGGCATTCTGTTCAAGGTCATTGATGATCATGCGGTGAAGGCGAGTCTGCGTTCAGCGGGTAAGGTGGACGTGGCGCTACTTGCGCAAGCCTTCGGCGGCGGCGGACATACACGCGCAGCAGGCGCGCGTATTAATGGAACTCTGGAAGAAGCTGTGGCACAGGTGCTGGAGGAGGTCAAACGTCATTTATGA
- a CDS encoding bifunctional riboflavin kinase/FAD synthetase translates to MRTVTLSYPMLPEAAAQYAQPQVVALGQFDGLHLGHASVITSAVALAREAGVPAAVMTFYPHPKDVMGKGDYEGYLTPSKDKQELLAGMGVELLYIIEFNEELSRVSPADFVSVMLLPLQIVTAVVGFDFRFGYKGEGDADTLSELGQGAMKVETVAPFLLEGEKVSSSGIRKSLLSGELGKANAWFGRCYHLRGTVGHGEKRGRTIGFPTANLQLEDRYVIPAKGVYAVKVFYREEVLYGVMNVGVKPTFHEGVTTPSFEVHLFDFASDIYGQELKVELVSYIRSERKFESIDALIAQIGADAETAKGMLGYHS, encoded by the coding sequence GTGAGAACCGTAACGTTAAGCTATCCGATGCTGCCTGAGGCGGCAGCACAGTACGCACAGCCTCAAGTAGTTGCCCTGGGACAATTCGATGGACTGCACCTCGGGCATGCCAGTGTCATCACATCAGCTGTTGCTCTTGCCCGTGAGGCAGGTGTACCGGCAGCGGTGATGACCTTCTATCCCCATCCCAAGGATGTTATGGGCAAAGGGGATTATGAAGGATATTTGACCCCCTCTAAGGATAAGCAGGAGCTGCTTGCCGGGATGGGTGTTGAGCTTTTATATATAATTGAATTTAATGAAGAGCTCTCCCGGGTGAGTCCGGCGGACTTTGTCTCTGTGATGCTGCTGCCGCTGCAGATTGTAACTGCAGTTGTAGGGTTCGACTTCCGCTTCGGCTACAAAGGCGAGGGGGATGCGGACACGCTCTCAGAGCTGGGACAAGGTGCGATGAAGGTAGAGACGGTCGCTCCGTTCCTGCTTGAAGGAGAGAAGGTCAGCAGTTCAGGTATCCGCAAGAGCTTGCTGAGCGGGGAACTGGGTAAGGCTAATGCCTGGTTTGGACGTTGTTATCACCTGCGCGGTACCGTAGGGCACGGGGAGAAGCGGGGCCGGACCATCGGCTTTCCGACAGCCAACCTGCAGCTCGAAGACCGCTATGTTATTCCGGCCAAGGGCGTATACGCCGTCAAGGTCTTTTACCGGGAAGAGGTCTTGTACGGGGTGATGAATGTCGGCGTGAAGCCAACGTTCCACGAAGGCGTGACCACTCCGAGCTTTGAGGTTCACCTGTTTGATTTTGCCTCAGATATTTATGGACAGGAGCTTAAGGTGGAACTGGTCTCCTATATCCGCTCCGAGCGCAAGTTTGAGTCCATCGATGCTTTAATTGCACAGATCGGCGCAGATGCTGAGACGGCCAAAGGGATGCTGGGATATCATTCCTAA
- a CDS encoding M16 family metallopeptidase: MDKILLSNGLRVVTEKIPTGRSVSFGIWVKTGSRNENPLNNGISHFIEHMLFKGTDRYSAKDIAEQFDAIGGNVNAFTSKEYTCFYAKVLDEHLPIAVDVLADMFFRSRMDAEELAKEKNVILEEIAMCEDTPDDLVHELMCAAAYGEHPLAYTILGLKERLLEMTPDDLRAYMKEQYTIENTVISVAGNINDGLIPLLEQHFGSFTNHGEAPELTEPAYQGELVFHKKKTEQNHICISLPGVRSGGPLQYPMALLNNAFGGGMSSRLFQEIREKRGLAYSVFSYHSAQADSGLFTVYAGTAPKQTKEVTELIKEMLRDLAVNGLSEDELRKGKEQLKGSLILSLESTGSRMNRMGKNELMLGRQDTLDEMIAKIGAVTMEDIDALLDFMFAQPLSLAMVGSTDKAIANVRRDDLASLRTN, from the coding sequence TTGGACAAAATATTATTATCGAACGGACTCCGGGTGGTGACCGAGAAGATCCCTACCGGCCGGTCCGTATCTTTCGGAATCTGGGTCAAGACGGGCTCCCGCAATGAGAACCCGCTGAACAACGGGATTTCCCATTTTATCGAGCATATGCTTTTTAAGGGAACTGACCGCTATAGCGCCAAGGATATTGCCGAACAGTTCGATGCCATTGGCGGGAACGTCAATGCGTTTACCTCGAAGGAATATACATGCTTTTATGCAAAGGTGCTGGATGAGCATCTGCCGATTGCCGTGGATGTGCTGGCAGATATGTTCTTCCGCTCACGGATGGATGCTGAAGAGCTGGCTAAGGAGAAGAATGTAATCCTGGAGGAAATCGCTATGTGCGAAGATACCCCGGATGATCTTGTCCATGAGCTGATGTGTGCGGCCGCCTACGGCGAGCACCCGCTGGCCTATACGATCCTCGGGCTCAAGGAACGCCTGCTGGAGATGACGCCGGATGATCTGCGTGCTTACATGAAAGAGCAGTACACCATTGAGAATACAGTGATCAGCGTAGCCGGTAATATTAATGACGGGCTAATCCCGCTGCTGGAGCAGCATTTTGGTTCCTTCACGAATCATGGTGAAGCGCCGGAGCTGACTGAGCCTGCATATCAGGGGGAGCTGGTGTTCCACAAAAAGAAGACCGAGCAGAATCACATCTGCATCTCCCTGCCGGGTGTCCGCAGCGGCGGCCCGCTGCAATATCCGATGGCACTCCTTAACAATGCGTTCGGCGGCGGCATGAGCTCCCGGCTGTTCCAGGAGATCCGCGAGAAGCGCGGTCTGGCTTATTCCGTTTTCTCGTACCACAGTGCCCAGGCTGACAGCGGCTTGTTCACGGTGTATGCCGGGACAGCGCCGAAGCAGACCAAGGAAGTAACTGAGCTTATCAAAGAGATGCTGCGTGATTTGGCTGTGAACGGTCTGAGCGAGGACGAACTGCGTAAAGGCAAGGAGCAGCTCAAGGGCAGCCTGATTCTCAGCCTGGAGAGCACGGGCAGCCGGATGAACCGGATGGGCAAAAATGAGCTGATGCTCGGCCGTCAGGATACGCTGGATGAAATGATAGCCAAAATCGGAGCTGTAACCATGGAGGATATCGATGCTCTGCTGGACTTTATGTTCGCACAGCCGTTGTCCCTGGCAATGGTTGGTTCCACAGATAAAGCGATAGCCAATGTTAGGAGAGATGATCTTGCCTCATTACGTACAAATTAA